From Streptomyces durmitorensis, a single genomic window includes:
- a CDS encoding NUDIX domain-containing protein, whose product MDEGVDELVERVDEQDRALGLVVGRRQAVREGWLHRVAVTLCRDGRGRILVHRRSEHLSRFPGLYEVVAGGAVGAGETYEQAAARELAEELGIRVLPRLLFTFLSHGGLSPHWLGVHEAVVPDAVVPDPDEVAWHGWLTEHELRSALLEWRFTPDSHDAFGRYLNWSSRRGSRHDAYRAE is encoded by the coding sequence GTGGATGAAGGTGTGGATGAACTGGTGGAGCGTGTCGACGAGCAGGATCGTGCGCTGGGGTTGGTGGTCGGCCGCCGGCAGGCCGTCCGGGAGGGCTGGCTGCACCGGGTCGCCGTGACGCTGTGCCGTGATGGGCGGGGGCGGATCCTCGTCCACCGGCGGTCGGAGCACCTGTCGCGCTTCCCCGGGCTCTACGAGGTCGTGGCCGGTGGCGCCGTGGGTGCCGGTGAGACCTATGAACAGGCCGCCGCGCGGGAGCTTGCCGAAGAGCTGGGCATCCGTGTGCTGCCGCGCTTGCTGTTCACGTTTCTCAGCCACGGCGGTCTGAGCCCTCACTGGCTCGGCGTGCACGAAGCCGTGGTGCCGGACGCCGTGGTCCCCGATCCCGACGAGGTCGCCTGGCACGGCTGGCTGACCGAGCACGAACTGCGGTCGGCCCTGCTGGAGTGGCGCTTCACCCCGGACAGTCACGACGCCTTCGGCCGGTATCTCAACTGGAGCTCGCGCCGCGGCAGTCGGCATGACGCCTACCGTGCCGAGTGA
- a CDS encoding helix-turn-helix domain-containing protein produces MASLNVGNLGEYLREQRRNAQLSLRQLADAAGVSNPYLSQIERGLRKPSAEVLQQVAKALRISAETLYVRAGILDEKERDELETRAVILADPSINERQKQVLLQIYESFRKENGFEVSGYADDASYADEASYADDVDATADGPRTADGSDAATKDHPSS; encoded by the coding sequence ATGGCATCACTCAACGTCGGCAATCTCGGTGAGTATCTGCGCGAGCAGCGGCGCAACGCGCAGCTCTCGCTCAGGCAGCTCGCCGACGCCGCCGGGGTGTCCAATCCGTATCTGAGCCAGATCGAGCGCGGCCTGCGCAAGCCGAGCGCCGAAGTGCTGCAACAGGTGGCCAAGGCGCTGCGGATCTCCGCCGAGACGCTGTATGTCCGGGCCGGGATCCTCGACGAGAAGGAGCGGGACGAGCTGGAGACGCGCGCCGTCATCCTCGCCGACCCCTCCATCAACGAGCGGCAGAAGCAGGTCCTGTTGCAGATCTACGAGTCGTTCAGAAAAGAGAACGGCTTCGAGGTCTCGGGGTACGCGGATGACGCGTCGTACGCCGACGAGGCTTCGTACGCGGACGACGTGGACGCCACCGCTGACGGCCCCCGCACGGCCGACGGCAGTGATGCCGCCACCAAGGACCATCCCTCAAGCTGA
- a CDS encoding helix-turn-helix transcriptional regulator — translation MSLSDLVRLRQARDRMDRDYAEPLDVPALARAALMSPGHFSRSFRAAYDETPYSYLMTRRIERAKALLRRGDLSVTEVCMAVGCTSLGSFSSRFTELVGESPSAYRARDHGDSAAIPACIAKIRTRPVRNGEAKPPATP, via the coding sequence GTGTCTCTCTCCGACCTCGTCCGGCTGCGCCAGGCCCGTGACCGCATGGACCGCGACTACGCGGAGCCCCTGGACGTCCCGGCCCTGGCACGGGCTGCCCTCATGTCGCCGGGGCACTTCTCGCGCAGCTTCCGCGCCGCCTACGACGAGACGCCGTACAGCTATCTCATGACCCGCCGGATCGAGCGGGCCAAGGCGCTGCTGCGGCGCGGCGACCTGTCGGTGACGGAGGTCTGCATGGCGGTGGGCTGTACCTCGCTCGGATCCTTCAGCTCACGGTTCACCGAGCTGGTCGGCGAGAGCCCCAGCGCCTACCGGGCCCGTGACCACGGCGACAGCGCCGCCATCCCGGCCTGCATCGCCAAGATCCGCACCCGTCCGGTCAGGAACGGAGAAGCGAAACCCCCGGCCACTCCGTAG
- a CDS encoding VOC family protein, giving the protein MEINLAQCFIAVDDHDKALAFYRDALGLEVRNDVGFEGMRWVTLGSPSQPDVEIVIEPPLADPNATDADRQAVAELMAKGLLRGVIFRTDDVDATFEQVRAAGGEVLQEPMDQPYGVRDCAFRDPAGNMLRINQPSKK; this is encoded by the coding sequence ATGGAAATCAACCTCGCACAGTGTTTCATCGCCGTCGACGACCACGACAAGGCGCTCGCCTTCTACCGCGACGCGCTGGGCCTCGAAGTACGCAATGACGTCGGCTTCGAGGGGATGCGCTGGGTGACGCTCGGTTCGCCGTCGCAGCCGGACGTCGAGATCGTCATCGAGCCGCCGCTCGCGGACCCGAACGCCACCGACGCCGACCGGCAGGCCGTGGCCGAGCTGATGGCCAAGGGCCTGCTGCGCGGCGTCATCTTCCGGACCGACGACGTGGACGCCACGTTCGAGCAGGTCCGTGCCGCGGGCGGCGAGGTGCTCCAGGAGCCGATGGACCAGCCGTACGGCGTCCGCGACTGCGCCTTCCGCGACCCGGCGGGGAACATGCTGCGGATCAACCAGCCGAGCAAGAAGTAG
- a CDS encoding pyridoxamine 5'-phosphate oxidase family protein, with translation MQNSEAPPTPPTPPTPDIARREGPERRRETLERLDRERDIWLSTSHPRHGPHQVPLWFWWDGRALWMCTGANSATARNALQEPRVRLALPDTADVVLVQGEAECFPARDVPRDAADGFAGKFGWDPRKEEGPFLYLRVTPGTVRAWRGEHELTGRVLMRDGAWVA, from the coding sequence ATGCAGAACTCGGAGGCCCCGCCGACCCCGCCGACCCCGCCGACCCCGGACATCGCTCGACGCGAAGGCCCGGAGCGCAGGCGCGAGACGCTGGAACGCCTCGACCGGGAGCGGGACATCTGGCTGTCGACGTCCCACCCGCGGCACGGCCCGCACCAGGTGCCCCTGTGGTTCTGGTGGGACGGCCGGGCGCTGTGGATGTGCACCGGCGCGAACTCCGCGACGGCCCGCAACGCGCTCCAGGAGCCACGCGTACGCCTCGCGCTGCCGGACACCGCCGACGTGGTGCTCGTGCAGGGCGAGGCGGAGTGCTTCCCGGCCCGTGACGTCCCGCGGGACGCCGCGGACGGGTTCGCGGGCAAGTTCGGCTGGGACCCGCGCAAGGAGGAGGGCCCCTTTTTGTACCTGCGCGTGACGCCGGGAACGGTGCGTGCCTGGCGCGGCGAGCACGAGCTGACCGGCAGGGTCCTCATGCGTGACGGGGCATGGGTGGCGTAG
- a CDS encoding C40 family peptidase translates to MTGKRSSTVAGLALICAAAVLGAPGAAHASPAKPTPGTTKSLEDLRKQIEKLYHDAGVATDAYNAAEEKSEKQSKQIVKLARSITKGQQKLEKLKSRAGAAAREQYRSGGVSSEARLMLSDDPQEFLDSAGRMRQGHKATKGMLTDMERTQEDLRIYAKDATAQWKKLEANRKAKAESKKKIKKKIADAEEMESKLEKKELERLRKLEEEAQLKKQSAWVSSGVLKDIKGKATGPGKKAVEFATAQLGKPYVWGAEGPSSYDCSGLTSKAWAAAGKGIPRTSQEQWKQLPRIDIKNMRPGDLIIYHADASHVGMYVGDGAIVHAPRPGRDVTVAGAGSMQILGVVRPDK, encoded by the coding sequence GTGACCGGCAAGCGGAGTTCGACAGTGGCTGGCCTGGCGCTGATCTGCGCGGCAGCGGTCCTTGGCGCACCGGGCGCGGCCCACGCGAGTCCGGCGAAGCCAACGCCCGGCACCACCAAGTCCCTTGAGGACCTGCGCAAGCAGATCGAGAAGCTCTACCACGACGCGGGTGTCGCCACGGACGCGTACAACGCGGCGGAGGAGAAGAGCGAGAAGCAGTCCAAGCAGATCGTGAAGCTGGCCCGCTCCATCACCAAGGGCCAGCAGAAGCTGGAGAAGCTCAAGTCCCGCGCGGGCGCCGCCGCCCGCGAGCAGTACCGCAGCGGCGGGGTGTCCTCCGAGGCCCGGTTGATGCTGAGCGACGACCCCCAGGAGTTCCTGGACAGCGCCGGGCGCATGCGGCAGGGCCACAAGGCCACCAAGGGCATGCTGACCGACATGGAGCGGACGCAGGAAGACCTGCGGATCTACGCCAAGGACGCCACGGCCCAGTGGAAGAAGCTCGAGGCCAACCGCAAGGCGAAGGCCGAGTCGAAGAAGAAGATCAAGAAGAAGATCGCGGACGCCGAGGAGATGGAGTCCAAGCTCGAGAAGAAGGAGCTGGAGCGGCTCCGGAAGCTCGAGGAGGAGGCCCAGCTCAAGAAGCAGTCGGCGTGGGTGAGTTCGGGTGTCCTGAAGGACATCAAGGGCAAGGCGACCGGGCCGGGCAAGAAGGCCGTCGAGTTCGCCACCGCGCAGCTCGGCAAGCCGTACGTCTGGGGCGCCGAGGGCCCGTCCTCGTACGACTGCTCCGGCCTCACGTCCAAGGCCTGGGCCGCCGCGGGCAAGGGAATTCCGCGTACGTCACAGGAGCAGTGGAAGCAGCTCCCGCGCATCGACATCAAGAACATGCGCCCCGGCGACCTGATCATTTATCACGCGGACGCCAGCCATGTCGGGATGTACGTGGGCGACGGCGCGATCGTGCACGCGCCGCGGCCCGGCCGCGACGTCACCGTCGCGGGCGCGGGGTCGATGCAGATTCTCGGGGTCGTGCGGCCCGACAAGTAG
- a CDS encoding NAD(P)-dependent oxidoreductase, translating into MSTENTVTAGKTPVTVIGLGNMGSALAATLLENGHPTTVWNRSAAKAKPLVDRGARLAATPEEAVAASPLILVCVLDHDALHTVLDPVAESLAGSLAESLAGSLAGSLAGSLAGKALVNVTSGSPEQADEAAAWAAPLGLGYLDGAIMTTPPGVGNPEMMFLYSGSAEVFEEHRAALAVLGDPLYLGREPGRASLYDVALLGLMWSTFTGWLHGTALVGADATKAADFTPVAIRWMTHAVAGFLATYAPQVDAGHYPGDDATVDVQIATVGHLIHAAADRGIDNALPELLKATMERASAAGHGSDSYASVIEVLRGQRQDDGTRV; encoded by the coding sequence ATGAGCACAGAGAACACCGTCACCGCGGGGAAGACCCCCGTCACCGTCATCGGCCTCGGCAACATGGGCTCCGCCCTCGCCGCCACCCTCCTGGAGAACGGCCACCCCACCACGGTCTGGAACCGTTCCGCGGCCAAGGCCAAGCCCCTCGTCGACCGGGGCGCACGCCTCGCCGCGACCCCCGAAGAGGCCGTCGCGGCAAGCCCGTTGATCCTCGTCTGCGTCCTCGACCACGACGCCCTGCACACCGTCCTGGACCCGGTCGCCGAATCCCTCGCCGGATCCCTGGCCGAATCCCTCGCCGGATCCCTGGCCGGATCCCTCGCCGGATCCCTGGCCGGCAAGGCCCTGGTCAACGTCACCTCCGGCTCACCGGAGCAGGCCGACGAGGCGGCGGCGTGGGCCGCGCCGCTGGGGCTCGGCTATCTCGACGGGGCGATCATGACCACGCCGCCGGGCGTCGGGAACCCGGAGATGATGTTCCTCTACAGCGGCTCGGCCGAGGTGTTCGAGGAGCACCGTGCGGCGCTCGCCGTGCTCGGCGACCCGCTCTACCTGGGCCGGGAGCCCGGCAGGGCCTCGCTCTACGACGTGGCCCTGCTCGGCCTGATGTGGTCGACGTTCACCGGCTGGCTGCACGGAACGGCCCTGGTCGGCGCGGACGCGACCAAGGCCGCCGACTTCACGCCCGTCGCCATCCGCTGGATGACGCACGCGGTCGCCGGCTTCCTCGCCACGTACGCCCCGCAGGTGGACGCGGGGCACTATCCGGGCGACGACGCCACCGTCGACGTACAGATCGCGACGGTCGGCCACCTCATCCACGCGGCGGCCGACCGCGGCATCGACAACGCGCTGCCGGAGCTCCTCAAGGCCACCATGGAGCGCGCGAGCGCGGCCGGGCACGGCTCCGACAGCTACGCGAGCGTGATCGAGGTGCTTCGCGGACAACGGCAGGACGACGGGACCCGCGTGTGA
- a CDS encoding GlxA family transcriptional regulator — MVVTDEIAIPSWDLYELSIPCTVFGKPQPDLSDHWYDFRLCSAYEGEGPGASDFGLSVRTPYGLEGIVGADTVIVTSVPDACVEEGRPLPDGLAATLRRAYDAGARMVSLCTGAFALAEAGLLDGRRATAHWMHTAQLAARYPKVEVDDSVLYVDDGDVLTSAGVSAGLDLCLHLVRRDLGAHVANQLARRMVVPAHRPGGQAQFIDLSVPPTDDEGLGPVLDWARARLDRPLTVEDLARRAAMSPRTLYRRLQAATGTTPLQWLLNQRLARAQSLLESTAAPIDKIAELSGLGTANNLRHHFLKQVGVSPGDYRRAFGAG; from the coding sequence CTGGTCGTGACCGATGAGATAGCGATCCCGTCGTGGGATCTGTACGAACTGAGCATCCCCTGCACGGTGTTCGGGAAGCCCCAGCCGGACCTGTCGGACCACTGGTACGACTTCCGGCTGTGCAGCGCCTACGAGGGCGAGGGCCCGGGAGCATCCGACTTCGGCCTCTCGGTGCGCACGCCGTACGGCCTGGAGGGCATCGTCGGGGCGGACACGGTCATCGTCACGTCCGTGCCGGACGCCTGCGTGGAGGAGGGCCGCCCGCTGCCGGACGGTCTGGCCGCGACGCTGCGTCGCGCGTACGACGCGGGCGCCCGCATGGTCTCCCTGTGCACCGGCGCCTTCGCGCTCGCCGAGGCGGGGCTGCTCGATGGGCGCAGGGCCACCGCGCACTGGATGCACACCGCCCAGCTCGCCGCCCGCTACCCGAAGGTGGAGGTCGACGACTCCGTGCTCTACGTGGACGACGGCGACGTCCTGACCAGCGCGGGCGTGAGCGCGGGCCTCGACCTGTGCCTGCATCTGGTCCGCCGCGACCTGGGCGCGCACGTCGCCAACCAACTGGCCCGCCGCATGGTCGTACCCGCCCACCGCCCCGGCGGCCAGGCCCAGTTCATCGACCTCTCCGTCCCGCCGACGGACGACGAGGGCCTTGGCCCCGTACTCGACTGGGCGCGGGCCCGCCTCGACCGGCCCCTGACGGTCGAGGACCTGGCGCGCCGCGCGGCGATGAGCCCACGCACGCTCTACCGCCGCCTCCAGGCCGCCACCGGCACGACCCCGCTCCAGTGGCTGCTCAACCAGCGCCTGGCCCGCGCGCAGAGCCTCCTGGAGTCGACGGCCGCCCCGATCGACAAGATCGCCGAACTGAGCGGCCTCGGCACGGCGAACAACCTCCGGCACCACTTCCTCAAGCAGGTGGGGGTGTCGCCGGGGGACTACCGGCGGGCGTTCGGTGCGGGCTAG
- a CDS encoding PP2C family protein-serine/threonine phosphatase, with protein MPVPIPRQRAIPAVESGQADTLPTPAPAPVPTSGPTAVGPLPTSTDIDQQASSTGLSLLVIEDDPVGSLSVPQMLDSAGKPIRVRTARNLTEAERLLTDDVHCILLDLALTGPTAAEDDEDELATLKHVLRLAPRHAVLALTASGDTEGGAEAVRVGAQDYLFRDELDGRLLSRAIRYAVERKRADAAQRQLTESRLRAQENARLERGLLPTPLLDGSPLRFAARYRPGRSRALLGGDFYDTVRTPDGSVHVMIGDVCGHGPDEAALGVELRIAWRTLTFAGLCGDELLGTLQKVLEHERADEEIFATLCTVDIAPDGRRAGLCLAGHPSPLIARDGRLAELLPYENNGPALGLLPNARWPRRQVELGGKWSLMLYTDGLIEGRIGEGNQRLGQEGMVEMVRRQIAAGLRGDELLEAAVNEVRELNGGDLTDDVAVLLLDRDRDR; from the coding sequence ATGCCCGTACCCATACCGCGGCAGAGAGCGATCCCGGCCGTGGAAAGCGGTCAGGCTGACACTCTGCCGACGCCGGCCCCTGCGCCGGTGCCCACCTCCGGACCCACAGCCGTGGGTCCCCTGCCCACGTCCACGGACATCGACCAGCAGGCGAGCAGCACCGGCCTCAGCCTCCTGGTGATCGAGGACGACCCGGTGGGCTCCCTCAGCGTTCCCCAGATGCTGGACTCCGCCGGAAAGCCCATCAGGGTCCGCACCGCCCGCAACCTCACCGAGGCCGAGCGGCTGCTCACCGACGACGTGCACTGCATCCTGCTCGACCTGGCCCTGACGGGCCCCACCGCCGCGGAGGACGACGAGGACGAGCTGGCCACGCTCAAGCACGTCCTGCGCCTGGCACCCCGGCACGCCGTCCTCGCGCTCACCGCGAGCGGCGACACCGAGGGCGGCGCGGAAGCCGTGCGGGTCGGCGCCCAGGACTATCTCTTCCGTGACGAGCTGGACGGGCGCCTCCTCAGCCGCGCCATCCGGTACGCCGTGGAGCGCAAGCGCGCGGACGCCGCCCAGCGCCAGCTGACGGAGTCGCGCCTTCGGGCCCAGGAGAACGCCCGTCTGGAGCGCGGCCTGCTGCCGACGCCGCTGCTCGACGGCTCACCGCTGCGGTTCGCCGCGCGCTACCGCCCGGGACGTTCGCGGGCGCTGCTCGGCGGCGACTTCTACGACACGGTGCGCACCCCCGACGGCTCCGTGCACGTCATGATCGGCGATGTCTGCGGCCACGGGCCCGACGAGGCCGCGCTCGGCGTCGAGCTGCGCATCGCCTGGCGGACGCTGACCTTCGCGGGCCTGTGCGGCGACGAGCTGCTCGGCACGCTGCAGAAGGTCCTGGAGCACGAGCGCGCCGACGAGGAGATCTTCGCGACGCTCTGCACTGTCGACATCGCCCCGGACGGCCGCAGGGCCGGGCTCTGCCTGGCGGGACACCCGTCCCCGCTGATCGCCCGCGACGGCCGCCTCGCCGAGCTGCTTCCGTACGAGAACAACGGCCCCGCGCTCGGACTCCTGCCGAACGCGCGCTGGCCGCGCCGCCAGGTGGAGCTCGGCGGCAAGTGGAGCCTGATGCTCTACACGGACGGCCTGATCGAGGGCCGCATCGGCGAGGGCAACCAGCGCCTGGGGCAGGAGGGCATGGTCGAGATGGTGCGCCGCCAGATCGCCGCGGGCCTGCGGGGCGACGAGCTCCTTGAGGCCGCGGTGAACGAGGTGCGCGAGCTGAACGGCGGCGACCTGACCGATGACGTGGCCGTGCTGCTGCTCGACCGGGACCGCGACCGCTAG
- a CDS encoding DUF2516 family protein, whose amino-acid sequence MQGFANFMWLLSLALIVFSGFALVDAAIRREDAYRAADKKTKPFWLIILALAFIVNLIFNILSFLPIIGLIATIVYMVDVRPALRQITGGGGGRRGGGSSSDGPYGPYNGGR is encoded by the coding sequence ATGCAGGGGTTCGCAAACTTCATGTGGCTGCTGTCGTTGGCGCTGATCGTCTTCAGCGGCTTCGCGCTGGTCGACGCGGCCATCCGGCGTGAGGACGCCTATCGCGCGGCGGACAAGAAGACCAAGCCGTTCTGGCTGATCATCCTCGCGCTCGCCTTCATCGTGAACCTGATCTTCAACATCCTGTCGTTCCTGCCGATCATCGGGCTCATCGCGACCATCGTCTACATGGTCGACGTGCGCCCCGCGCTGCGGCAGATCACCGGCGGGGGCGGCGGACGCCGCGGCGGCGGCTCAAGCAGCGACGGTCCTTACGGGCCGTACAACGGCGGTCGCTGA